Part of the Sylvia atricapilla isolate bSylAtr1 chromosome 1, bSylAtr1.pri, whole genome shotgun sequence genome, TCAACCCACAATTGTCCTTTATGGGAGGGTCagtttgttcccatctctgttGCTGTATTTCCATGGTTGGACCTCTTCACATAAAAGTAAGAATTTTTGACATAGAGCTAAGAACTtgtcacttaaaattaaaaacccctTCACCTAAAATCAACAATTTCTAGCCTAAAATTAGGACCTTTTCACCTAAAATTAATAAGTTTTAACCTAAAATTAagttgggtttggtttttttttttttccacctaaTATGAAAGATTTTAATCAGAGCCTGCAGGTGGCTTTGGGCACTCCTGGAGATTCACAGCTCCAGAACCGCTGAGGGTAGAAAACTCCCGGAGATGCCTGAGCCCACCCAGCCTCAGAATGGCCATGGCCACCACTGTCCTTGTCCCCAAGTGATGCATCCACAGGGATTTAAACCTGGGAGTATCTAGAGTATCTGGGAGTAACTGGAGTCATACTGGGCGTGACTGGTAGCAACTGGGACTACACTGGGGACAAATGGCATCATACTGGGGTTAACTGGGTTCATACTGGGAATTTCACTAGAAGGAACTCAAACCCTACTGGGCCAACTGGGGTAATACCGTGACTGTACTGGAATTGTCTGGGGACATATGGCAAGTTACCGGAGTCATGCCGGGAGGCTCTAGGAGGGGCTGGCATCACACACGCAGGGGCTGGAAGTGACCGGGATGACAGCGGGAGTACCTGCGGCGGGGTCGGGACTACAACTCCCGGCGTGCTCCGCGCGGCGgccgcgcccccgccgcggcTCACCCAGCCGGGACTACACGTCCCATCGCCGCCCGAGCCGGCCGGAAGCGGCGCGATGGCGGCCCGAGCCCGGCCCGGtgcggccccggccccggttccccgcggccccgcgggcTGAGGCCGCGCCGCCCGGTCCGCTCTCCCGGTGCGCTCCCCGCTCCTGCCGCCGCCATGGCGCTCATCGAGGGCGTCGGCGATGAGGTGACGGTGCTGTTCGCGCTGCTGCTGGCGGCCGCCGTGCTGGGGCTCGCCTGGGCCTCCACGCGCGCCCCCGAACCCGCGGCGCCGCCGACTGAGGCGGCCCCGAGCGCGGCCCCCGCCGAGCGCAAggccccgagcccggccccggccccggccccggccgaGGGAGCGGCGGCCTCCGATGAGACGGCGGGGCTGCGGCACCGGAATCCTGCCGCGGCCGCCCCCGACAGCGCCGCCGAGCCCACGCTGGTGCTGCGCCTCAAGTTCCTGAACGACACGGAGCGCCTGGCGCGGGTGCGCCCCGGGGACACCGTCGGTGCTCTCAAAAGGTGAGGGGGGAGCGGACAGGGCCGACTCATCCCGGCTCGGGAGTCCTCGGACCCCCCCGGGCGTCCCTCCGCTCCCCGCAGCacctgggaggggaca contains:
- the TMUB1 gene encoding transmembrane and ubiquitin-like domain-containing protein 1 codes for the protein MALIEGVGDEVTVLFALLLAAAVLGLAWASTRAPEPAAPPTEAAPSAAPAERKAPSPAPAPAPAEGAAASDETAGLRHRNPAAAAPDSAAEPTLVLRLKFLNDTERLARVRPGDTVGALKRTYFPGQEQQVRLIYQGQLLRDDTQSLAGLHLGHLSVLHCHLSPPSVAPTAPGTPGPRSPAPAALGVGSLALPLFVLLLALLWYLQLQHRHVFTATATTCLAGLTLLVTFVAFAMYRR